The genomic segment GGTTCCTGCGCGAACGCATGGGGTTTGAATTCCTGCCCGACCACGACGCCGCACTGTGGAGAAAGATGCGCGGGGAAATCGACGCGGCGGTGCGCGGGCTTCCCGAGGGGCTCATCCGCGGCGGCGACGCCGACCCCGCCGCGGTGCGCGCGGCGCGCGCCAACCTCTCGCGCCTGCCGGGCGGGCGGGGGGTACGGGTGGAGCGGCGGCGCTTCGAGGACATCGAGCGCATCGAGGGGGAGACCATCGTGTGCAACCCGCCCTACGGGCTGCGCATCGGACGCCGCGACGCCATGCCCGAGTTCATCGGCGCCTTCGGTGACTTCCTCAAGCGGCGCTGCGCGGGTTCGGCGGCGTTCGTGTACTTCGGCAACCGCGAGCTCGTCAAGTCGGTGGGCCTGCGCCCCGCGTGGAAGAAGCCGCTGGCCAATGGCGGACTCGATGGTCGTCTTCTCCGTTTCGACCTCTTCGCGGGGCCGCGCAAGCAGCAGAACCCCTGACGCCGCGGGTTGCGCTGCCGGTGCGACCTGTGAGAAAATAGTCTCCGAATCGTCCCCCACCTTGTTTGTCTGGGTCCACCCTCGAAACCGTCAGGAGGCCGCCGTGCTTCGAGTGATCCCGCGTTTCTGCATCCCGTCCCGAGTTGCATTGCTGGTCGTTGGGCTTGTCGCGTGCGGCGCGGTTTCCGCGTCCGCCGCACTCCGCGATGGGCGGCTCCCGCTGGGCGACGGCTCGCCCAGTGGTGTCAGCATCATCGGGGAGACCCTGTTCGACTGTGGCACCTATAAAGGAAACCAGGCCGAGCACGCATGGCGCAAGGCGCTCAACGACCGCGTCCAGAACGAGGTGCGCACCGGCAAGCGCCCCGTGCAACTGGCGCTCGACTATGTGTACAACGATGTGTGGATCGTCGAGGACGACGGCACCCTGACCTACAGCGGTCTGAACGCCTTCGACACGCCAACCCAGACCTTCGATTTCACGCCCACCGGCGGCGGCTACACCATCACCCAGCAGGCCTCCCAGTACGATGCCGTGCTGGGGAGCACCGTGGCCACCGGCGATGACGGCGCGGTCATCGTCAACCTGCTCTTCAGCTTTCCGTACGGGGGCAGCAACTGGAACCAGATGTACGTGGGCGGCAACGGCGGCGTGGCCTTCGGCGGCCCGCTCAATCCGTCCGGGTTCTTCGACAACGCGGACTTCTTCAGCGAGACCGCCAAGCTGGCGCCGTACCACATGGACCTCAACCCGGCCGCGAGCGGCGGGGTGTACGTGAAGAGCGAGGTGTCCAAGTACACGGTGACGTGGAGCAACGTGCCCGAGTACGGCACCACCAAGGTCAACACGTTCCAGCTGGTGATCTACCCCAGCGGCGCCTTCCGCTATACCTACGGGACCATCACCTCGACGCTGCAGAACGGCGGCACGCCTATCGCATTGGGTTTCCACCCGGGTGGCAGCGCATCGCTCGACCCCATTTCGTTCTCCGCGGGGCTGCCGCATGTGACCGCGCCCGGCTCGGGCGCCTACGAGGAGTACTACAACTTCGCGACGCCGGCGGTGAACGAGGTGGCGCTATTCCAGCGCTTCTACCAGCAGTTCCCGGACGACTTCTTCCAGCTGGTGTTCTTCACCAACTTCTCCCAGAGCATGTCCGGGTTCGCCAACGAGCTGAACATCTCCAACGATGTCACCGGCATCGGCCTGGGCATCTTCGACACCAGCAACCAGTACGGGAGCAACAGCGTGCTCGAGAGCCGCTGTAACATGAACCGGCTGGCGGCGTGGCCGCTGGACCCCTTCAACCGCTTTTTCGGCAAGGGGAACAACTTCCTCACCATCATGGCGCAGGAGGCGGGTCACCGCTGGGGCGCGTTCACGTACTTTGATTCCGGTGGCGGCGGCAGCAACCTCATCCTGGGCCGCAGCGATGCGCACTGGAGCTACTACGTGGACGTCGACCACAGCTCGCTCGAGGGCGGCAACTGGCAGCTGGTGTCCGGCAGCACCTACACCTGCCCGACCACCATCGACTACTTCTCGCAGCTCGACGAGTACACCTTCGGCCTGCGCACGGCCGAAGAGGTGAAGGACTTCTATTATATTTCGAGCCCGTCCAACAACACCCCGACCGCGCGTTCGGTGGGAACGCCGGTGATGGGTGCGAATGCCACCGGCTCCTACGTACCCGTTACCGTTGAGGACATCATCGCCTATGAAGGCGCGCGCACCCCCACCGTAGCCAACGAGCAGCACGACCTGCGCCAGGGCTTCATCCTGCTGCTGCAGGCGGGAACCGCGCCCACGCAGACGCAGCTCGACCAGGTGGCCAACTTCCGCGCCACCTGGGAGGACTACTTCGAGGTGTCGTGCGACGGGCGGCTCTCGTGCAACACCAGCATCACCCAATCATTTGACGTGGCGGGTCTGTGCGGCCACGTCTACGACCTGCTCACCGACCAGGTCATCCCCGCCTTCAGCGCGCGGTCGCTGGAGCGCGGGTTCCTGCAGGAGGTGCCGGACGGCGGGCGCTACTTCTTCCGCTACATGGAAGACGCGGGCTCGGGACCGTCGGAGATGGCGACCATCGTGTTCGAGGCGGACGGCTATCAGCCGGACACGCTGGAAGTCAACCTCACCTACGGCACCGAGACCTGCAATACCAACGTGCAACTGATGCCCATCCAGACCGCGGTGGGGGATGGCCCGAACCTCGCAACCACCCTGCACACCAACCATCCCAACCCGTTCAACCCGTCGACCACCATTCGTTACGAGTTGGCGGCGGCGGGCGACGTGCGCCTGCGCGTGTTCGACGCGGCGGGCCGGCTGGTGCGCACCCTGGTTGAAACCAGCCAGGGCGCGGGCGCGCACGACGTCACCTTCGACGGCCGCGACGACGCCGGCCGTCCGATGGCGAGCGGCGTGTACTTCTACCGCCTCGATGCGGGCACGACGACGCAGACGCGCAAGATGGTGCTTTTGAAGTAAACTCCCGGCATGATCCGGATCACCCCGCGCATCGAGATCGACGAGAGCGAGATCGAGCTTTCCTTTGTGCGCGCGTCCGGGCCCGGCGGGCAGAACGTGAACAAGGTGGCGACGGCGGTGCAGCTGCGTTTCGACGTGGCCCGCTCGCCGTCGCTGCCCGACGACGTCCGCGCCCGGTTGGCGGCGAAGGCCGGCAACCGCCTCACCCGCGACGGCATCCTCGTCATCGAGGCGCGCCGTCACCGCACCCAGGAACGCAACCGCGCCGACGCCATCGAACGGCTGGTGGAGATGATCCGCGCCGCGGCCACCCCGCCGCGCCCGCGCCGCAAGACCAAGCCCACCCGGGCCTCCAGGGAGCGCCGGGTGGAGGTCAAGCGCCGCCGCTCCGGCACCAAACGTCTACGGGGCAAGGTCCGCGGCGACGAGTGACGCGCGAATGCACGCCCCCGCCCGATGTGGTAATCTTGTTGGCGTCCTGTTTCGACCAATCCATGCAGCGATCGTTCAAGCGCAACCTGGGCTCGCTGGAGTCCCTCTTCGAGTTCATTGGTGACTTCGCGGGCCGCGAGCGCCTGGCCGAGGACGCCGTGTTCGCCGTCAACCTTGCCGTGGAGGAACTGTTCACCAACATGGTGAAGTACGGCGGGGGCGCGGATGAGGTCTTCATCGACCTCTCGGTGTGCGGCAGCGACCTGGTGATCCTGCTGGACCACGCCGGGGCGGACGAGTTCGATCCCACGGAAGCGGCCGACGTGGACCCGGATCTGCCCCTGGCAGAGCGCGTTCCGGGCGGAATCGGCCTGCACCTGGTGCGCAAGGTCATGGACAGCGTGACCTACGAGCACCGTGACGGAGCCGCGCACCTGCGGCTCACCAAACACCTGGGAGGGCGTTGATGTTCGACATGCAGCGGGGGCCGGGCGGCGAGTTTCTCTTTTCGGGACGGCTGGACGCCGCGCAGGTGGACCGGGTCCGCGAGGAGATGAAGTCCGTGCAGGCGTCGTGCGTGGTGGACTTTTCCGGCCTCGACTATATCTCCAGCGCGGGGATGGGTGTGCTGCTGGGCGTGCAGAAACGGCTCTCGGACGCCGGGCACTCGCTGAAACTGGTCAATCTCAACCGGCACATCCGCGAGATCTTCCGCATTGCCGGCTTCGACAACGTGTTTCTTATAGAGTAGCAATCGGAAGGGCCGCCCCCTTGAATTCCCGAACCCCCCAGAATTCCTCCAACTTCCACCCGGTGACGGTTGTATGTCCTCGTTGAAGGCGCATACCGACGCGGAACTGGTGCGGGAATGCCTCTCCGGTAACCAGCGGGCCTTCGAGACGCTGGTCCGGAAGTATGAGAAGCCCATCTATAACGTGGCGCTTCGCATTCTCAAGGATCCAGACGACGCGATGGACATTTCGCAGACGGTGTTCGTCAAGGCGTACGAGAAGCTCGAATCGTTCGATGAAAAACGGGAGTTCTTCAGTTGGATCTATCGCATCGCCATCAACGAGTCGATCAACGCGTCCAAGAAGACGCGGCGCCAGGACGAGTACGAGAGTGGCGTGACCGCCGCGCTGCCGCCGACCCAGGAAGAACAGCGCAACGCGGAGATACTGAGCGAGGAAATCGAGAGGGCAATTGAAGTGCTGACACTGGATTACAGAATGGTCATCGTGCTCCGGCACTTCCACGACTTCTCCTACCAGGAGATCGCCGAGATCCTCGATATCCCCGAGAAGACGGTCAAATCCCGTCTCTTTACGGCTCGCCAGCAGCTCAAGGATGTTCTCACCGCACGGGGGGTAACGCGATGATCGAGCCAAGAACCATCGAGCTGATGAATCTGGAGCTGGACGGCACGGCGACGGACGCGCAGCGAGAGGAACTGCGCCGCCACCTGGCCGCCAGCCCGGTCGCCGCATCGCACTTCGAAGAACTCGGCCGCGTGGTGAGGAGCCTCGAGGCCCGGCCCCTGGTGGAGCCGCCGCCGCAGCTGCACCCGCGCATCATGGCCGCGGTCGACGGGGCGGTTCGTTCGCCCGCGCCGGAAGCCGGCCTGGCCGGATGGATGCAGGGGCTGTTTGCGCCGCGCCGCCGGCGCGTCCTGGGCACGTTTGCCATGGGCCTGGCCACGGGCGTTTTCCTGCTGGCCGCGGTCCAGTTCGGCCGCTCGGGCAGCTGGGAGGCGTCCCGGGGAATCGACCCGGCGGCGCTCTCCGGCACCATGTCCAGCCCCACGCCCCCGCCCGACGCCGCCATCGTCCTCGACGCCGCGGCGGACGGGCTGGATGGATCTATTAACCTATATACAGAACATGGAGTTACGGTTATAGATGCCCGCCTCGACGCCCCCCATCCGGTCGACTGGACCCTGGGATTCGGTGGCGACCTGGCGGTCAGCCGTATCGAGGCGCCGGGTGGCGCCGCGGTGTTCGGCGCCCGCGAGGGCGAGGTCCACGGCCGGCAGACCGGCGCGGGGACCTACCGAATCGTCCTTTCGGGGCGTGCCGAACCGGTGGAGTCCGTTGTCTTAAAGGTAGTTAGAGATGGTGGGGTGCTGGTCGAACGGACCGCCTCGCCGGTCCGTCAGTAGAGTCCGTTCACCCGGGCGACGATCGCTCCCCGTCGCACCAACTTCCTCGCCCGGCCTTTTGTATTCCGAGCAGAGATAGCAAAGAGCTGTTTGTCCCCACTGCCAAGGAGGTAAGTGCCATGTCAAGGAAGTCCACGACCCTTTTGATTACCGCGAGCGTGGTCATCATTGCCGCGGTCGCATTCTTCTCGTCCAACAGGACGGGTACCCCGACCAACGACGATCTAACCGGTGCCATCGGAACGGTCGAGAAGTACCGCTCCGAGCAGATCACGCCGCAGGACGTCGTCATTGACGGCACCACGTCGGCGCCGGATGACGCATTCGCAACCTGGCTCAACGAGGAAGCAACCCTCGACGAGCTGGCCAACGTGTTCGGCCGTTGCTCCGCCCAGGAGCGCCTGCGCTACTTTGAGCGTGCCACGCCCGAGCAGAAGTCCGCGATTCTCGAGAGGTGCACCCCGGCCGAGCGTGCCAGCATTATGGGCCGCGCCACGCCGGAAGAGCGCGTCGCGATGGTCGGTCGCATGGATGCGGCCGAGCGGACCAAGGCGTTCGAGCGTGCCGGCATCGATGCGGCTTCGTATGAGCGCGCGAGTGTTCAGGAGAGGTCCAACCTGCTCGATCGTATGTCCGTCGAGCAGAAGGCCGGCCTCTTCGAGCGTTCCACGCCCGCCGAGCGCGTCAACATGATGGGCCGCTTCGACGCCACCGAGCGCGTGAAGTTCTACGATCGCGCCACCGTCGCGCAGCGTGCCGAGGTCATCGGCCGCTCGACTCCGGCCGAGCGTGTGAGCCTGTTTGAGCGTGCGACGCCCGCCGAGCGTGCGTCCGTGTTCGGCAGGATGTCCATCGAAGGCCGCGCGGCCATGCTGGATCGCGTGAGCCCGGCCGACAAGGCCGCCATC from the Candidatus Krumholzibacteriia bacterium genome contains:
- a CDS encoding T9SS type A sorting domain-containing protein; amino-acid sequence: MLRVIPRFCIPSRVALLVVGLVACGAVSASAALRDGRLPLGDGSPSGVSIIGETLFDCGTYKGNQAEHAWRKALNDRVQNEVRTGKRPVQLALDYVYNDVWIVEDDGTLTYSGLNAFDTPTQTFDFTPTGGGYTITQQASQYDAVLGSTVATGDDGAVIVNLLFSFPYGGSNWNQMYVGGNGGVAFGGPLNPSGFFDNADFFSETAKLAPYHMDLNPAASGGVYVKSEVSKYTVTWSNVPEYGTTKVNTFQLVIYPSGAFRYTYGTITSTLQNGGTPIALGFHPGGSASLDPISFSAGLPHVTAPGSGAYEEYYNFATPAVNEVALFQRFYQQFPDDFFQLVFFTNFSQSMSGFANELNISNDVTGIGLGIFDTSNQYGSNSVLESRCNMNRLAAWPLDPFNRFFGKGNNFLTIMAQEAGHRWGAFTYFDSGGGGSNLILGRSDAHWSYYVDVDHSSLEGGNWQLVSGSTYTCPTTIDYFSQLDEYTFGLRTAEEVKDFYYISSPSNNTPTARSVGTPVMGANATGSYVPVTVEDIIAYEGARTPTVANEQHDLRQGFILLLQAGTAPTQTQLDQVANFRATWEDYFEVSCDGRLSCNTSITQSFDVAGLCGHVYDLLTDQVIPAFSARSLERGFLQEVPDGGRYFFRYMEDAGSGPSEMATIVFEADGYQPDTLEVNLTYGTETCNTNVQLMPIQTAVGDGPNLATTLHTNHPNPFNPSTTIRYELAAAGDVRLRVFDAAGRLVRTLVETSQGAGAHDVTFDGRDDAGRPMASGVYFYRLDAGTTTQTRKMVLLK
- the arfB gene encoding alternative ribosome rescue aminoacyl-tRNA hydrolase ArfB — translated: MIRITPRIEIDESEIELSFVRASGPGGQNVNKVATAVQLRFDVARSPSLPDDVRARLAAKAGNRLTRDGILVIEARRHRTQERNRADAIERLVEMIRAAATPPRPRRKTKPTRASRERRVEVKRRRSGTKRLRGKVRGDE
- a CDS encoding ATP-binding protein; amino-acid sequence: MQRSFKRNLGSLESLFEFIGDFAGRERLAEDAVFAVNLAVEELFTNMVKYGGGADEVFIDLSVCGSDLVILLDHAGADEFDPTEAADVDPDLPLAERVPGGIGLHLVRKVMDSVTYEHRDGAAHLRLTKHLGGR
- a CDS encoding STAS domain-containing protein; the encoded protein is MFDMQRGPGGEFLFSGRLDAAQVDRVREEMKSVQASCVVDFSGLDYISSAGMGVLLGVQKRLSDAGHSLKLVNLNRHIREIFRIAGFDNVFLIE
- a CDS encoding sigma-70 family RNA polymerase sigma factor gives rise to the protein MSSLKAHTDAELVRECLSGNQRAFETLVRKYEKPIYNVALRILKDPDDAMDISQTVFVKAYEKLESFDEKREFFSWIYRIAINESINASKKTRRQDEYESGVTAALPPTQEEQRNAEILSEEIERAIEVLTLDYRMVIVLRHFHDFSYQEIAEILDIPEKTVKSRLFTARQQLKDVLTARGVTR